atttatttttgaggatCAAGATATATTGTATATAGAACTAAATATCTCAGGAGCTATTATTAAGAGCgaacgccataagttgaaacttccCGCCTAAAGAAAactccccgcctacaccaaaaactaattgatgtcttgatctgatgataaaaagctatcatcaagagcagacaccataggttgaaactctctctaaaaaaaataaaatgaatatgtGTAAGTGATTATTCATATGTAAATCCCTTTGATCCTGTATTAATTGGGATTGGATGGgcacaaattttaattgtaaaaatctttcaaaaagGAAATATTCATTTGAGATTTGCACTAAAGAATTTTCTATCATTGacttattttcttgaaaataattttctaaatgCTATTTAGTTATGTTATTTGCCATACGTTTAGTTATGACTTTTACTAGCATTATGACGGTTGTGCACTGTCTAGTGCTTACAATGCATTGAATGAGTTGCATCATTTATCTAgttctaatttataaatttgatgAACTTCTCCTGAATTTGAGCACACTGTTCCATTTTCTACTTTTAGCATAGTACCTCGATTTTGCATTCAACACTTGTCTGATTATATTCTCTCATggtacataataaaaatgaaaatcataatAAGTAATTTCTTTTCTGacaataaaagaaacaatttaATTCCACCCCCTGCTTTGACTATTATGGCATTATAAGAATCACTGATCAGACATCAAAATTTAAATGCACTAAGCAGTAAGGCAaggagtcttttgggtaaatattgctaaaagtgaaattttttggggttatagtcactgttcgaagttatttgggaaaatgaggagagagagtgaatttcggcaacagtgttgccgaaattccttctgcccaaaCCTGCCCGCTACACTGAGTGCCCATGCGCGAGtgctcaaaaggaaaaaataaaaaaggtttgtggcaatcccattgccgaaaatggagggaaaaaaaaaaaaaaaaaaaaaagagaaaatgtggcaatgggattgccgaaatagtgggggaagaaaaaaaaaaaaaggtggccatgtagtgccgaaataggaaaaaaaaaaaagagaaaatgtggcaatgggattgccgaaatagtgggggaagaaaaaaaaaaaaaaaaaaaggtggccatgtagtgccgaaataggaaaaaaaaaaaaaaaaagagaaaatgtggcaatgggattgccgaaatagtgggggaagaaaaaaaaaaaaagtggccatgtagtgccgaaataggaaaaaaaaaaaaaagggaaatgtggcaatgggattgccgaaataggagtgaaaaaaaaaaaaaaaggaaatgtggcaatgggattgccgaaatagtggggaaagaaaaaaaaaaaaaaaaaagaagggaaatgtggcaatgggattgccaaaataggggggaaaagaaaaaaagaagggaaatgtggcaatgggattgccaaaatagggggggaaagaaaaaaaaaaaaaaaaaaaaaaaggaaatgtggcaatgggattgccgaaatagggttggaaaaaaaaaaaaaaagaggaaatgtggcaatgggattgcGGAAATagtggggaaagaaaaaaaaaaaaaaaaaaaaggaaatgtggcaatgggattgccgaaataggggtggaaaaaaaaaagtggcaatgggattgccgaaatagggggaagaaaaaaaaaagaattgtggcaatgggattgccgaaatagaaaaaaaaaaaaaaattatggcaatgagattgccgaaatagggggaaagagaagaaaaaaaaaaaaaaaaaaaaagaattgtggccatggtgttgccgaaataggggaaagaaaaaaaaattgtggcaatgcaATTGccgaaaatgagaaaaaaaatttaaaaaaaggaaaatcaattaTGGCAATGACATTGTCGGAGAGGAAAACGACAAACTCAAGTACGTTGAGTGTTTAATTCTTGTTTTGTCCGTCTGtctgaaaaaattcaagtacCGTTTGATTCTTATTCAAAGTACATAGATTCTAAAACGTACATGAAAGAAAGTtatagaagagagaaaatgattgatgtgtaccgtaaataaaaaataaaataaaaactaagatttttgtagagattctttgcagtggcattgccgaaataaaaagaaaaaaaaacgtacacaacatttttatttttacaataaattataggtggttagttgttgttggttcaaatttgaacctaacgctaagatacttttttgccataacaataacaactagtaacaacctgacacttataatttgttgtgaaaatattcacCTCTTCCTCTCATTCTTATTTTCTGCCTGAAATGATTCTATTCACCCTTCccaataaaaacatataacgcctaaaatttggtttcagatattctttttactttttatcccTCCTCCCTGTAACAAGTCTTCtcatctttttggctttttgtttttttattaactatGTTGTGACAAGCCTCCTCgtcttttggctttttgtttttttatgaactatGTTGTGACAAGTCTCCtcatctttttggctttttgttttcttatgaactgtgttgtatttggtaaatttttattagtacaaTTTAAAGTACATAGATATTCTTATTCAGATTCTTATCCATGCATGAGAGaaatttatggaagaaaaaatgattgatgtgcacggtgtaaacaacaaaaaaactgaGGATTTTGCAGAGATTCTTTGCAGGATTTGCAGAGATTTAtaaatgattgatgtgcactgtaaacaaaaaaaagaaagacactttgagattttttgcaAAGATGGTCCTTGTTATAAtggtggccatgtagtgccgaaataaatataaaaaaaaaaaaaaaaaggaaatctggcaatgggattgctgaaatgggaaaaaaaaaaaaaaaaaaaagaggaaatctggcaatgggattgctgaaatgggaaaaaaaaaaaaaaaagaattgtggccatggtgttgccgaaataggggaaagaaaaaaaaattgtagcaatGCAATTGccgaaaatgagaaaaaaaaaaatttttaaaaaggcAATTTAATTTTGGCAATGGCATTGTCGGAGGGGAAAACGACAAACTCAAGTACGCTGAGTGTTTGATTCTTGTCTTGTCCGTCTGtctgaaaaaattcaagtacCGTTTGATTCTTATTCAAAGTACATAGATTCTAAAACGTACATGAAAGAAAGttatagaagagaaaaaatgattgatgtgtaccgtaaataaaaaataaaataaaaactgagatttttgtagagattctttgcagtggcattgccgaaataaaaggaaaaaaaaaaacgtacataacatttttatttttacaataaattataggtggttagttgttgttggttcaaatttgaacctaacactaagatacttttttgccctaacaataacaactagtaacaacctgacacttataatttgttgtgaaaatattcacctcttcctctcattcttattttctgcctgaaatgattccattcatccttcccaataaaaccatatcacgcctaaaatttggtttcagagattctttttactttttatcccTCCTCACTGTAACAAGTCTCCTaatctttttggctttttatttttttattaactgtGTTGTGACAAGTCTCCtcatctttttggctttttgttttttatgaacTGTTTTGTGACAAGTCTCCccatctttttggctttttgtttttttatgaaccgtgttgtatttggtaaatttttattagtacaaTTTAAAGTACATAGATATTCTTATTCAGATTCTTATCCATGCATGGGAGaaatttatggaagaaaaaatgattgatgtgcacggtataaacaacaaaaaaataaaaaaactgaggATTTTGCAGAGATTCTTTGCAGGATTTGCAGAGATTTATAAATGATTGATGTGcattgtaaacaaaaaaaagaaagacacttttagattttttgcAGAGATGGTCCTTGTTATATTTGGTCAATTTCTATTAGTACCgtttaaaatctaagaatttaaCTTATACGAAACTTGCATCTTATTTAAACAGCAccaatattatttagttttcacgtttcttattttccactcttttctccctaaaaattaTACCAGCTTTCTTCTTCACTCTTATTCCCCtcataattctatcaaccaTTTTGAATTCATGTGTGCCATACATTCTACAAACAATTATAAGGAATAACACTTGCAAATACCTATCTGTGGTTATCATTTTACCGGGTGAGTTACATTTCTTTAAgtagttacttttctttttataatattcatgttgatatgttttagggGTATAGCTAagcatgaaaattttgtttttgttaaattatttgttcatgaaaatcttgtttttgtattatgtgTTTTGCAACAAGAACTGATTTGtatgatatgttttaaattatgggtcttgcctaaaatttcatatagccaaaataaatttcaaaattgacataagtttttctttaaaaaattcttacttTGTTAGCCTAAAATATACATGTATGCtataagaaaacccaaaaaaaaaaaaggttagtaCATGCCCCTAAATCAAAAATCTAAGTtttagttataataataataacaaaaattataggatattataaatatttatctattagcGTAATGATGCATGAGAAATATAATCTGTCTTATTTTAGAAGAAGCAAAATGAAGagcaacataaaataatttacgtAACCATAACGGATcattctaaataattttaactaCTATGAtagacaataataaattatcagtAAACCAATCCTCTTTAATAGAATTCTCTTAACCCTAGCTATTTAAacattgaatatttttaatagattaccttcttgtattgcattttaatggttgtgtagtgttaatatattaatactacttttatgttttagtgtGAATGgcagaaaagttgttcatttttctcatccatTCCGGTGAAATAATTAAACATGGTGAAAATGGGGTTTATTACCATGGACCACCTCCTTCTATGCTTCCATTAAGCAGGGGTGTGACATTTGAAGATCTATGTGATAGAGTAGCATCCACGCTTCATATAAACAGAGAAGATTCAAAACTTACTATTTGGTataaatttccttttcaatgtCATCCACATCCTGTGAATTACCAACAAGTTTTGGTAGAAGATGATAATGGTGTTAATGCAATATTCAATATGTTAGACTGCCAATATGGTTTTGTAGGTGCAGAGTTGTACGTGGGTGTGGAGCCCATAAGAAGCCATCAAGATGTTTTTCCCATTCAATATGGCAACGAAGAACCAAGTGCACCGGTCAGTTATTCACATGGCGGGCACTTTCATGATCCATATGCCACTCATACTGGTCATTATTCTGAAGATGTGGCTCGTTCCCCAATCAACATTGGTGGTGCTGACTATCATGCTCCATATACCCATGTTGCAACTGAGGACCAACATGCTCCTTATCGGCCAATGAACACCAATGATGTTGACTATGATAACCTAACTAAGCATGTTGCACCACAGTTTGAAACTCAGTATGACTAAACCGCCACTCAGAGAGCTACTAATGATCCCAATGATACACACCACATAGCTGCTACTACTGAAAATGCGGTCCATACATTATCAGAAAGGATGCGGGCCATGGATAGTAATGACCAACTTGATAACGACGAGGTCCTTAATGATGTTGGAGATGAACAGGAGCTTCCCAATGAACCTAATCATGAAAGCAGTCCAGCAATGGTGTTCCATCAACCTTCATCACTGAGCTTTTCACAGAACACGTGGGAAAATATGATTGATCCAACCCCACCATTTGAAAAGCCCATTCAGAGTACTTGGGACCCTACCCAAGAGTTTTATGTGGGATTGCTTTTTGCTGATAAGGATGAACTACAAGCTGCTGTTAAAAAATATCACATCAAGAGGAACCAAACATTTAGTGTAAAAGAGTCAGATCCAGCATGTTGGTCTGTATGTTGCAAAAATTGTTCTTGGCGTCTTCGAGCATGCTTCCGGGCTACGCATGGGTTCTTTGAGGTTAGGAAATACAATGGTCCACACACATGTACGGAGTCCACACTCACACAAGATCACGAGCAATTAGACATTCATATTATTGAGAAAGAGTTGAGGAATATTGTCAAAGATGATCCAAATATAAGGATTTCTTCGCTTCAACAGAGTCTTTACAATAAGTACGAATACCGGCCTTCTTATTTTAAGGTGTGGGAGGCGAAACAGAAGGCAATTGGTAGAGCATTTGGTGATTGGGACAAATCTTACCAATTATTGCCAAAATGGTTGAAAGCTTTGACTGATTCAAACCCGGGCAGCAGGGTTATTTGGAGAACGGTACCTGCTACTGTGCCAGGCTGTGCCCTATTTGAGAGAGTTTTCTGGGCTTTTGGTCCATCAATTGAAGGTTTTCAACATTGTAGGTCAGTGATTAGTATAGATGGAACTTTCCTATATGGTAAGTACAGAGGTAAGTTATTGATTGCATCAACTTGGGATGGTGACAATAGACTTTTTCCACTTGCCTTTGCCATTGTGGAGGAGGAATCTAATGATAGCTAGTATTGGTTTTTGCGTTGTATTCAAAATAATGTCACTAATCGAGATGAGTTATGTGTCATATCTGATCGCCACCCTGGTATAATGTCAGCGATACGGTTTATATGTGAATCGACACGTTGGCATCATCGTTTTTGCCTTCGCCATGTGGCTAGcaatttcaatcaaaaaattGGGAATAAAAACTTGAAGGCTATGGTAATGTGGGCAGGCATGGAGAATCAGCTACAAAAGTATCAAATAACAAGGGATAGAATTACTCAATTAAATGCAGATGATGATAAGTATTTAAGGGAATTACCAGTGCAGAAGTGGACATTAGCACACGATAGTGGACATCGTTATGGGGCAATGACTACAAATTTATCTGAAAGCTTCAACGGTGTTCTAAAGAGTGCTAGAAATCTGCCCATAACTGCGTTAGTTGAGCTTACATACTACCGTTGTGTAGCCTACTTAGCCGATCGGTATACTAAGGCACACGCAGAGATTACAGCCGGTGAACGCATtacagcctatgcaaagaataaattcaataaatgggaaaaaaagGCACCAAAGCATTCAGTTATTGTGTTTAGTCATGAAGATGGTCTATTTGAAGTCAGAACACCAATAAACCCTAACTCTGCTTATAGGGGTAATCATCGTCATGAGGTAAATTTGAGGGAGAGCACTTGTAGTTGTCAAAAATGGCAAGTTTATAAGATTCCGTGCTCATATGTCATTGCCGTGTGTAAATATCAAGGCATCTCTGCAATGCGATATATCGACCGCTACTACTGTTTGGAAGAACAAGTTGCTTGTTATGCACCTAGATTTCGCATGGTTCCAGACAGTGTACATTGGAATGAGCCTGATTTCCCGGTCTTGTATCCTAATGTGAAGTTGCGCCGTGCAAAAGGTCGACCAAGATCAACTCGGCTTCTAAATGAAATGGATTTAGGGACAGAGCATCAACCAAGGCCATTGTGCAGCCTTTGTAGGCAAGAAGGCCATAATAGAAGAACATGCCCCACTCGAATTATGGCTGGCTCCACTAGTGGCCAAACTGAATGACCCAACATATGTATTCAATCTACTTCGGTGGATTGGTTGgactgttcttttttttttaggagttaGACCATATTGTtagtttgtattatttgatagaACAAGTTGGTACTAATTCCAtatgctacaatgttttctatTACTGCAAGTTTGATTGGggtgtatgttttttttttttgtgcatgtgtgtgtgtatatatatattgcgtATTATAGTTTAGGGGTTCGATAACACCttcaaatatatacttttatggagtggatatatatatatataaagaggaaaaatcatatttgagcACTAATCAGTATTTTAGATGTATCTCTCTCctaaaaaatccaattgacttAAGACTAGATGGGCTGGAACCGTGACTTAAGTATCTACaacttttatgttttgagttttttgaaattcacattttttgaaggccgaaattaactcacaaattACTACTGTAAATTTGGACGAAAATTAGATGgtgaaagttttatttttctttgacacTTTTACAAGGGTTTGGAAGAGAGGTTGTGGAttggaaaattatattaaatagatGTATGATTAAATTAATTGGGCACTAATTTCAAATACCAAATATGTGTAcacatttcttatttttgcaaAGGCCTTACAGTTAGTAGTATAACG
This portion of the Castanea sativa cultivar Marrone di Chiusa Pesio chromosome 7, ASM4071231v1 genome encodes:
- the LOC142643874 gene encoding uncharacterized protein LOC142643874 — its product is MRAMDSNDQLDNDEVLNDVGDEQELPNEPNHESSPAMVFHQPSSLSFSQNTWENMIDPTPPFEKPIQSTWDPTQEFYVGLLFADKDELQAAVKKYHIKRNQTFSVKESDPACWSVCCKNCSWRLRACFRATHGFFEVRKYNGPHTCTESTLTQDHEQLDIHIIEKELRNIVKDDPNIRISSLQQSLYNKYEYRPSYFKVWEAKQKAIGRAFGDWDKSYQLLPKWLKALTDSNPGSRVIWRTVPATVPGCALFERVFWAFGPSIEGFQHCRSVISIDGTFLYGKYRGKLLIASTWDGDNRLFPLAFAIVEEESNDS
- the LOC142643875 gene encoding uncharacterized protein LOC142643875; this translates as MSAIRFICESTRWHHRFCLRHVASNFNQKIGNKNLKAMVMWAGMENQLQKYQITRDRITQLNADDDKYLRELPVQKWTLAHDSGHRYGAMTTNLSESFNGVLKSARNLPITALVELTYYRCVAYLADRYTKAHAEITAGERITAYAKNKFNKWEKKAPKHSVIVFSHEDGLFEVRTPINPNSAYRGNHRHEVNLRESTCSCQKWQVYKIPCSYVIAVCKYQGISAMRYIDRYYCLEEQVACYAPRFRMVPDSVHWNEPDFPVLYPNVKLRRAKGRPRSTRLLNEMDLGTEHQPRPLCSLCRQEGHNRRTCPTRIMAGSTSGQTE